A stretch of Manis javanica isolate MJ-LG chromosome 1, MJ_LKY, whole genome shotgun sequence DNA encodes these proteins:
- the EGR4 gene encoding early growth response protein 4, with protein sequence MLHLSEFSGPDAHLAKSTEDCCAEPCTELSRLSARDAPATAGYSGAGDFLSWALSSCGAGGDLADSCFLEGPAPTPSPGLSYSGSFFIQAVPEHPHDPEALFNLMSGILGLASFPGPEAAATRSPMDASFPAGPDILLPGPPDLYSPDLGSATFPEALWEVSSSAGTPSQCLYEPQLSPPDVKPGLRAPPASPALDTASAFKGPYAPWELLSGSCGSQGVYQGAPEARFPPMGTKIEDLLSISCPAELPAGPANRLYNTGVYDAFPLTPGDLGEGTESLPELLTPPSGEGGSTGDSGEFLASTQPQPSPLSLRSATADFSKPLVADVSGSSGVPEPPGPPPQAPFPPAKARRKGRRGGKCSARCFCPRPHAKAFACPVESCVRSFARSDELNRHLRIHTGHKPFQCRICLRNFSRSDHLTTHVRTHTGEKPFACDVCGRRFARSDEKKRHSKVHLKQKARAEERLKGLGFYSLGLSFAAL encoded by the exons ATGCTCCACCTTAGCGAGTTTTCCGGCCCCGACGCGCACCTAGCCAAGTCCACCGAGGACTGCTGCGCCGAACCCTGCACCGAATTGTCCCGGCTGTCGGCCAGGGACGCGCCAGCGACCGCCGGCTACTCCGGAG CAGGCGACTTCTTGAGCTGGGCTTTGAGCAGCTGCGGCGCCGGGGGGGATTTAGCTGATTCCTGCTTCCTGGAGGGGCCTGCACCCACACCCTCTCCCGGCCTCAGCTACAGCGGTAGCTTCTTCATCCAGGCAGTGCCCGAACACCCGCACGACCCGGAGGCTCTCTTCAATCTCATGTCAGGCATCCTAGGTCTGGCATCTTTCCCCGGCCCGGAGGCGGCAGCAACCCGCTCTCCCATGGACGCCTCTTTTCCCGCAGGCCCCGACATCTTGTTGCCGGGTCCGCCGGACCTTTACTCCCCGGATCTGGGCTCTGCCACCTTCCCAGAGGCGCTCTGGGAGGTCTCGTCCTCAGCGGGCACCCCTTCGCAGTGCTTGTATGAGCCTCAGCTCTCCCCGCCCGACGTCAAGCCAGGCCTCCGCGCCCCTCCGGCCTCACCAGCTCTGGACACTGCCTCGGCCTTCAAAGGTCCTTACGCTCCCTGGGAGCTGCTCTCAGGGAGCTGTGGGTCACAGGGAGTTTACCAGGGCGCGCCCGAGGCCCGTTTCCCTCCGATGGGAACCAAGATTGAAGACCTGCTGTCCATCAGCTGCCCCGCGGAGCTGCCGGCCGGTCCGGCCAACAGACTTTACAACACGGGGGTCTACGACGCTTTCCCGCTGACCCCGGGTGACTTAGGGGAGGGAACCGAGAGCCTCCCGGAGCTCCTGACCCCTCCTAGTGGGGAAGGGGGGAGTACCGGCGACAGTGGAGAGTTTCTGGCCAGCACGCAGCCTCAGCCGTCTCCGCTGAGCCTCCGCAGCGCCACGGCGGACTTCTCGAAACCCCTGGTGGCAGACGTCTCTGGAAGCAGCGGCGTACCTGAGCCTCCTGGGCCACCGCCGCAGGCTCCATTTCCCCCTGCCAAGGCGCGGCGCAAGGGGCGCAGGGGCGGCAAGTGCAGCGCGCGCTGCTTCTGCCCGCGGCCGCATGCCAAGGCTTTTGCTTGCCCTGTGGAGAGCTGTGTGCGCAGCTTTGCGCGCTCCGACGAGCTCAACCGCCACCTGCGCATACACACGGGCCACAAGCCTTTCCAGTGCCGCATCTGCCTCCGCAACTTCAGCCGCAGCGACCACCTTACCACACACGTGCGCACTCATACAGGCGAGAAGCCTTTTGCCTGCGACGTGTGCGGCCGCCGCTTCGCGCGCAGCGATGAGAAGAAACGGCACAGCAAGGTGCACCTCAAGCAGAAGGCGCGCGCCGAGGAGCGGCTCAAAGGCCTTGGCTTTTACTCATTGGGCCTCTCCTTCGCCGCCCTATGA